A genomic region of Methanothermobacter sp. CaT2 contains the following coding sequences:
- a CDS encoding 50S ribosomal protein L15e: protein MYRYVKDAWKNPKDSYVRELMWERAPKWRRDPVIKRIERPTRIDRARALGYRAKPGYIVVRTRVRRGSQRKTRFKAGRRPKRMGVKKITTAKSIKRIAEERVARKYPNMEVLNSYWVWEDGKYKFYEVILVDPNHPAIKNDPKINWICEKQHRGRVFRGLTSEGKKNRGLRNRGKGAEK, encoded by the coding sequence ATGTACAGATACGTTAAAGATGCATGGAAGAATCCAAAGGACTCCTATGTAAGGGAGCTGATGTGGGAGAGGGCTCCGAAGTGGAGAAGGGATCCCGTAATCAAGAGGATAGAAAGACCAACCAGAATAGACCGTGCAAGGGCACTGGGTTACAGGGCAAAACCTGGATACATAGTTGTAAGGACACGTGTAAGGCGTGGAAGCCAGAGGAAAACCAGGTTCAAGGCAGGTAGAAGGCCCAAGAGGATGGGTGTGAAGAAGATAACCACCGCAAAGAGTATCAAGAGGATCGCAGAGGAGAGGGTTGCAAGAAAATACCCGAACATGGAGGTCCTCAACTCCTACTGGGTATGGGAAGATGGAAAATACAAGTTCTATGAGGTCATCCTCGTGGATCCAAACCACCCCGCAATCAAGAACGACCCCAAGATAAACTGGATCTGTGAAAAACAGCACAGGGGACGCGTCTTCAGGGGCCTCACAAGTGAAGGTAAAAAGAACAGGGGCCTCCGAAACAGGGGTAAAGGGGCTGAGAAGTAA
- a CDS encoding RNA-binding protein yields the protein MIHNISYRLMVYGTEDEEKVIEALRNVIPGATPERESAEGYHGNPITVLRGRLDRRRSLREFMEKFTEVFRGRMDELEDRFDENGNLFLRLDKQKALEGVWEPVRHGDAIHLKIKVEAYPAKREVAVENIRKILE from the coding sequence ATGATACACAACATCTCCTACCGCCTCATGGTATACGGTACAGAGGACGAGGAAAAGGTCATTGAGGCCCTTAGAAACGTAATCCCGGGGGCCACACCTGAAAGGGAGAGTGCCGAGGGCTACCATGGAAACCCCATAACGGTCCTCAGGGGAAGGCTGGACCGCAGAAGGTCACTCAGGGAATTCATGGAGAAATTCACAGAGGTCTTCAGGGGCCGCATGGACGAACTTGAGGACAGATTCGATGAGAACGGCAACCTTTTCCTTCGACTGGACAAGCAGAAGGCCCTTGAGGGGGTCTGGGAACCCGTGAGGCACGGTGATGCAATCCACCTGAAGATCAAGGTGGAGGCCTACCCCGCAAAGAGGGAAGTTGCGGTAGAGAACATCAGGAAGATACTTGAATGA
- a CDS encoding carboxymuconolactone decarboxylase family protein encodes MKEDVFYGKGMVHVKEDYPDIYEAVVKLNEAAYTGKVLDYRTQKLIALGITAANSDDRAVKKQIQSAINEFGVTRDEIVDVLRVVLLTSGNPPFVKAMRILYEVLED; translated from the coding sequence ATGAAAGAGGATGTTTTCTATGGGAAGGGCATGGTGCACGTGAAAGAGGACTACCCTGACATATATGAGGCAGTTGTTAAACTGAATGAGGCCGCCTACACCGGTAAGGTCCTTGATTACAGGACACAGAAACTCATAGCCCTCGGGATAACAGCAGCAAACTCCGATGACCGTGCAGTTAAAAAACAGATACAGAGTGCCATAAACGAGTTCGGAGTCACAAGGGATGAGATAGTTGATGTCCTGCGTGTTGTTCTCCTCACCTCAGGCAATCCACCCTTTGTCAAGGCTATGAGAATACTCTACGAGGTCCTCGAGGACTGA
- the rnp3 gene encoding ribonuclease P protein component 3, with translation MKFFDFHIQGRDHDSSLRLLLEASRLGYQGGVLVYPSDRYPDLKSDLESLRENPELQDFEIARGVMINASDPRDMRRSVNKFRKKADVIYVSGGNLKVNRAACESRRVDVLSAPYTSRRDPGINHVLAREAARNNVAVELPLADVIGSWLKVRARVLEQFREILKLHRKFGFPLLLTSRASSIYDLRTPGDIMNLAECFGMESSEAEESLTSTPASILEDSGKRHLLIAEGVRLLPEN, from the coding sequence ATGAAATTCTTTGACTTCCACATACAGGGCAGGGACCATGATTCCAGCCTGAGACTCCTCCTTGAGGCATCACGTCTCGGCTATCAGGGCGGAGTTCTGGTATACCCTTCTGATAGATACCCTGACCTCAAATCAGACCTTGAATCCCTCAGGGAGAATCCTGAACTCCAGGACTTTGAGATAGCCAGGGGTGTAATGATAAATGCATCTGACCCCCGTGATATGAGGAGATCAGTGAATAAATTCAGGAAAAAGGCTGACGTGATCTATGTCTCAGGGGGCAACCTCAAGGTTAACAGGGCCGCATGTGAGAGCAGGCGGGTTGATGTCCTCTCAGCACCCTACACTTCAAGGAGGGACCCTGGCATCAACCATGTCCTCGCAAGGGAGGCTGCAAGAAACAATGTGGCTGTTGAACTCCCCCTGGCGGATGTCATCGGGTCCTGGCTCAAGGTACGGGCAAGGGTCCTTGAACAGTTCAGGGAGATCCTGAAACTCCACAGAAAGTTCGGTTTTCCACTGCTCCTCACCAGCAGGGCCTCCTCCATATATGACCTGAGGACTCCCGGTGATATCATGAACCTCGCAGAATGCTTCGGTATGGAGTCCAGTGAGGCAGAGGAATCCCTCACATCAACCCCCGCATCGATACTTGAGGACTCAGGGAAGCGTCACCTCCTGATTGCAGAGGGTGTGAGGCTCCTCCCTGAGAATTAA